GCCCAGCGACACCGCCAGCTTGGTGCGCCACGCCCACCGCGCGGTGTCGAGCAGCCAGCGATCGGCCGGGCGGCCGGCATCGGCGATGCCGAATCGCTGCGCGATCCGCTGGTCGTAACCGCCGGTTCCCTCCGGGTCCGGCTCCAGCTGCAGCGACAGCACCTCCTCCTTCTCCCCGCGCAACAGGGCGAGAATGCGGTGCGACGGCAGCGCGGTGAAGGGCTCGGTGAAGTCGAAGTAGTCGGCGAACTTCGCACCGCTCTCCTGTTTACCGTCCCGCACCGCAGCGACCAGCCGGCCGGTCTGCCACATGGTCTCGCGCAGCTCACCGACCAGGTCGGCGTCTTCGGCGAACCGTTCGACCAGGATCGCCCGGGCCCCGTCGAGTTGCTCGGTGGTGTAGCCGGCCGGATCGGTGGTCGGATCGGCGAGCAGCGCATCGGCGACCGGTTCGTGGCCGGCCTCCCGGGCCAGCTGTGCCTTGGTCCGGCGCTTCGGCTTGTACGGCAGGTAGATGTCCTCGAGCCGAGCCTTGGTGTCGGCCGCCATGATTCGGTCGCGCAGCGCGTCGGTGAGCTTGCCTTGTTCGGTGATCGAATCGAGCACCGCAGTGCGGCGCTCGTCCAGTTCGCGGAGGTAACCGCTGCGCTCGTGCAGCGTCCGTAACTGGGCGTCGTCGAGTCCACCGGTGGCTTCCTTGCGGTAGCGCGCGACGAACGGCACGGTGGCGCCGCCGTCCAGCAACGCCAGCGCCGCCGCAACTTGTTTCGGCGAGACATCGAGTTCGGTGGCGATCCGATCGGACACGGGCGGGATGTGGACTGTCACGGCGACCAACCTACCGAGCGCGGCCGATATCGCGTCCCACGAGTGGGCTTGCCGGGCGCGGAATCGCCTCCCGCAGCCGGAATTCTGCGCGCGGCGAGCCGAACGCCGGCGGTGTCAGTCGGACGAGAGCAGGTCGGGTCGGCGGGCCCTGGTTCGGGCCGACGACTGGTCCCGCCGCCACGCGGCGATCTTGGCGTGGTCGCCGGACAACAGCACCTCCGGCACGTCCAACCCGCGCCAGCTCGGCGGGCGGGTGTAGGCCGGGCCTTCGAGCAGACCGCCGGTGCCGGCAGCGAACGAATCCTGCTCGTGGGATGCACGGTTGCCCAATACCCCGGGCAGCAGCCGGGCCACCGCCTCGACCATCACCAGCACGGCAGCCTCGCCGCCGATCAGCACGTAGTCGCCGATGCTGACTTCCTCGACGCGCACCCGGGTGCCGGCGTCGTCGAAGACCCGCTGGTCGATTCCCTCATAGCGACCGCAGGCGAACACCAGATGCCGCTCGCTCGCCCAACGATGCGCGGTGGCCTGGGTGAACGGCACGCCGGCGGGAGTGGGCACCACCAGCAACGCGTCGTCCGGGCATACCTGGTCCAGCGCTGCACCCCAGACCGTCGGTGTCATCACCATGCCCGGACCGCCACCGTACGGGGCGTCGTCGACGGACCGATGCACGTCGTGTGTCCAACGCCGGAGGTCGTGGACCGCGACCGAGATCAGATCCCGCTCGATCGCCTTGCCCAGCAACGCCGTCCGCAACGGCTCAAGATACTCGGGAAAGATCGTGACCGCGGTGATGCGCACGACCGGCCTCAGAGCAATCCGTCCGGCGGATCGACCACGATCCGCCGCTCCGCCAGCGACACCGTCGGCACCAGCTCGGTCACGAATGGGATCAAGATCTCCCGGCCGTCGTCCGCGGCGGTCACCGCCAACAATTCTCCCGCCGCCGAGTGCAGCACCTCCGCGACGGTGCCGATCACACTGCCGTCGAGCAGCTCGACCTGCAGGCCTTCCAGCTCGTGGTCGTAGAACTCTTCCGGGTCGTCGCTCGGCGGCAGATCCGCCGAGTCGATCACGAACACGGTGCCGCGGACCGCGTCGGCCGCAGTACGGTCGGCGATCTCGGCCAACTGGACCAACAGCCGACCGGAATGCGCGCGGCACGACTCGACGGTGTAGGAACGCTCGCGGCCGAGACGATCCCGGCCCCGCAGCCGACCGCCGGGCGCGAACCGTCGCTCCGGCTCGTCGGTGCGGACCTCCACCACCAGCTCACCGCGCACGCCGTGCGCCTTCACCACCCGCCCGACGGCCAGCTCCACGACGTCGAATCCCCGCTGCTCGGACTTACAGGTCGGTGTCGACCACGTCGACCCGGATGCCCCGGCCACCGATCCCGGCGACCAAGGTCCGCAGTGCCGTGGCGGTGCGACCGCCGCGGCCGATCACCTTGCCCAGGTCGTCCGGGTGCACGTGCACCTCGACGGTCCGCCCACGGCGCCCGGTGATCACCTCGACCCGCACGTCGTCCGGGTTCGCCACGATTCCGCGGACCAGGTGCTCGACCGCGTCGGCGACGATCGCGCTCACTGCGCGGCAGAATCGTTCTCGGCCTCGACGGCGTCTTTCTTGGCCGCCTTCTGCTTCGGGGTCGTCGCCTCGACCACCGGTTGGTTGTCCGCGGCGGCCAGCGCCGCGTTGAACAACTCCAGCTTGGACGGCTTCGCCGGAGCGACGCGCAGCGTGCCCTCGGCACCGGGCAGACCCTTGAACTTCTGCCAGTCGCCGGTCACCTTCAACAGGTGCAGCACCGGCTCGGTCGGCTGCGCGCCCACCCCGAGCCAGTACTGGGCGCGCTCGGAATCGATCTCGATGAGCGACGGCTCTTCCTTCGGGTGGTACTTGCCGATCGTCTCGATCGCGCGGCCGTCCCGGCGGGTGCGCGAGTCCGCGACGATCACCCGGTACTGCGGGTTGCGGATCTTGCCGAGGCGGGTGAGCTTGATACGGACAGCCATGAGTAGAGCCTTCCTTGGTGGTCACGGCGCAATTCGGCGGCCCGCATGGCGCGCGGGCCCGGTTTTGCGTTGAACATGGTGTGACCGCCGCGCGGTGCGTGACCGGAGACGGGCGAACGGCTCGTCATTCTGCCAGACCACCTGCAGGACGAGAAATCCTGCGCCGGCACGGTCAGCGCACCAACGGTGCCAGGCTCCGCCCGGCCAGCTCCACGATGCCCGGCTGATGTCCGTTCGCCACCAGGTTGACGATCACCCCGTCGATCCCGGCCGCCAGCACCCGGGTCCGGATACCGTCGGCCACCTCGTCCGGATCCCCGACGAAGTGCCGGTCGGTAGCGGCGGCACGCTGCGCCTCGGTCAACGACGACAGGTCGATTCCGTTGGCCGCAAGCATGTCCCGGTGCAGCCGACGGGCGGTGCCGCCGTCTTCGTCGATCACCACGAACGCCAGATAACTGGTCTCCAGGGTCGAACGATCCCGCCCGACCTCGGCGCACCGCTGTTCCAGCGCTGCCAGCTTGCCGGGCAGTTCGCTCGTGTTGCAGATGATGTTCAGGTGGTCGGCATAACGCGCGGCGAGCCGAAACGTCTTGCGTTCGCCACTTCCGCCGAGCAGCACCGGCAGGTCGTCCCGCCAGCGCGGCTCGTTGATCGCGCCCTCGACCCGATACCACTGCCCGGCGAAGTCCGGCCGCTGCCCACGCAGCATCGGGACGATGATCTGCAACGCCTCGTCCAGTCGAGCGAACCGGTCGGTGAAGGTGCCGAACTCGAACCCGAGCGAGCGGTGCTCGAGCTCGTACCAGCCGGCCCCGATACCGAGTACCGCGCGCCCGCCGCTGACCATGTCGAGAGTGGTCACCGTCTTCGCCAACAGTGCCGGATTGCGGTAGGTGTTACCGGTGACCAGGGCGGACAGCTGAATCCGTTCGGTCGCCGAACCGATCCCGGCCAGCGCCGTATATGCCTCCAGCATCGGCTCGTCCGGCTGACCGAGGCCGGGCAGTTGGTAGAAATGGTCCATCACGAAAGCCGCGTCGAATCCGGCCTGCTCGGCCTCGCGAACCTGGGCCAGCACGGTCGGGAACAGCTCGTGCACCGGGGTGCCGTAGCTGAAATTGGGGATCTGGTAGCCGAGACGGATGCTCACGCCGATCGACGCTACTCCGACCGGACGCTAGGCCGGATAGACCCGGCCGCGGAGCACCACGAGCCGTGGGGTGCTCAGCACCCTCGGGCCGAGCCGCGGATCCTCGTCGAACACCAAGAGATCCGCCGGCGCTCCGGGCTCGATCCCGGGCCGGCCCAACCACGCGCGGGCCGCCCAGGACGCCGCGCCGAGTGCTTCGGTCGGGGTCAGCCCCGCCCCCTGCAACGCCGCCACCTCGTCGGCGACCCGCCCGTGCCGGATCGAGCCGCCGGCGTCGGTCCCGGCGTAGATCGGCACGCCGGCGTCGTGCGCCCGACCGACGGTGTCTCGAACCCGGGCGTGCAGGTCCAGCATGTGCCGCTGGTAGGTCGGGTACTTGCCGGCGCCGGCCGCGATGTCCGGGAAGGTGTCGATATTGATCAGCGTCGGCACCAGCGCGGTGCCGTATTCGACCATCAGCTCGATGGTCTCGTCGGTCAGGCCGGTGCCGTGTTCGATGCAGTCGATCCCCGCGCGGAGCAGCCCCGGCAGCGCGGCCTCGCCGAATACATGCGCGGTGACCCGGGCGCCGGCAGCATGCGCCGCGTCGATCGCAGCCCGCAACGTGTCGTCACTCCACAACGGACACAGATCCCCCACCGACCGGTCGATCCAGTCGCCGACGATCTTCACCCAGCCGTCGCCGCGCGCCGCCTGCTCGGCGACGATCTCCGGCAGGTCGCGTTCGTCGTCCAGCTCGATGCCGAGTTCGCGGATGTAACGCCGCGGGCGGGCGATGTGCCGGCCGGCCCGGATGATCTTCGGCAGGTCCGCCCGGTCGTCGATGAACCGGGTATCGATCGGCGATCCGGCGTCGCGCAGCAGCAGCGCACCGACATCCCGTTCGGCCTCGGCCTGGGCGACGGCTCCGGCCGCGTCCTCGTGCCCGCCGCCGTAGGTGATCCCGACGTGGCAGTGCGCGTCGACCAACCCCGGCACGATCCAGCCCCGATCGGCGATCGTCGCCGCACCGGGAACCGGGTCGAGCGAGATCAGCCCGTCGTGCAGCCAGAGCTCCAGCGGCTCGCCGTCGGGTAGACCGGTGCCGCGCAGGTGCAGGATCGGTGCGGCGCCCGGCAACCCGCGCCTACTTCTTCGGGAACTTCAGCTGGGACAGATCGATCCCTTCCAGCCCCGGCGGCAGCTGGTCGAGGCCGGGCGGCAACCCGGACAGATCCGGCATCCCGGCGGGCATACCACCGGGGAACCCGCCACGCACCCGCGGCGGCGTCGGACCCCGGCCGGTCTTCTTCCGGCCTTTCTTACCGCCCTTGCGGTTGGTCTTCGCGTTGTTGCGGCGAGCGCCGGGCAGCCCCATCTGCCGGCCCATCTGGGCCATCATCTTGCGTGCCTCGAAGAACCGGTCGACCAGCTGATTGACTTCGGAGACGCTCACCCCGGAGCCGTTGGCGATCCGCAGCCGCCGGGACGCATTGATGATCTTCGGATTGGCCCGCTCGGCCGGGGTCATCCCACGGATGATCGCCTGAACCCGATCCAGCTGCCGATCGTCGACCTGGGCCAACGCCTCCTTCATCTGACCGGCGCCGGGCAGCATGCCGAGGAGGTTGCCGATCGGGCCCATCTTCCGGATCGCCATCATCTGCTCGAGGAAATCCTCCAGCGTCAGCTCACCGGTACCGATCTTGCGCGCGGCCTCCTCGGCCTGCTGCTCGTCGTAGACCTGCTCGGCCTGCTCGATCAGCGTGAGCACATCACCCATGCCGAGGATCCGGCCGGCCATCCGGTCCGGGTGGAAGACATCGAAATCTTCCAACTTCTCGCCGCTGGAAGCGAACATGATCGGCGTACCGGTCACCTCGCGCACCGACAACGCCGCGCCGCCGCGGGCGTCACCGTCCAGCTTGGTCAGGACGACACCGGTGAACCCGACCCCGTCCCGGAAAGCTTCGGCGGTGGCCACCGCGTCCTGGCCGACCATGGCATCGAGCACGAACAAAATCTCGTCCGGGGACACCGCGTCCCGGATCGCCGCCGCCTGGCCCATCAGCTCGGCGTCGATACCGAGTCGGCCGGCGGTGTCGACGATCAACACGTCGTACTGCTTACGTCGGGCCTCGTCGATGCCCGCCCGGGCAACCAGGACCGGATCGTCGACGGTGATCGGCACGCCGCCGGCGCCGCCGACCGACGTCCCCGGGTGCGGGGCGAACACCGCGGCGCCGGCGCGCTCGCCGACGATCTGCAACTGGCTGACCGCGCCCGGCCGTTGCAGGTCGCAGGCCACCAACAGCGGCGTGTGTCCCTGCTCGCGCAACCACAGCGCGAGCTTGCCGGCCAGCGTGGTCTTACCCGAACCCTGCAGGCCGGCCAGCATGATCACGGTCGGCGGAGTCTTGGCGAACTGCAGCCGACGGGTTTGGCCGCCGAGGATTCCGACCAGTTCCTCGTTGACGATCTTGACAACTTGCTGCGCCGGATTCAGCGCAGCCGATACCTCGGCGCCCTTCGCCCGCTCCTTGATCCGGGCGACGAACCCCCGAACCACCGGCAACGCGACATCGGCTTCGAGCAGCGCAAGGCGGATCTGCCGGGCCGTGGCGTCGATGTCGGCCGGGGACAGCCGACCCTTGCCACGGAGGTCCTTGAGAGCACCGGTAAGCCGGTCGGAAAGGGATTCGAACACCGAGGCGCGCTCCTGATCGTCTACGTCCGCTTCGGTTCAGCGTAACGGCCGCCGGACCCACCCGGCTGCGGGACGCACCCGCGGGTCACCCTTCGGCGACGTCACAGGTCCCGGACCGGACCAGGGGGTGGTGTTCCAGCCGAACCATGAACGCCGCCTCGCGGGCGGTGAGGCCGAGCGCCGCCGCCCAGGAATCCAGGGCCGCCCAGGTCGATTCCGACCAGGCCGTATCCGACACCGAATTCTCCGCGGCCAAGGCCGACGCGAACGACATGGCGGCCGCCGCCTGATCACCCGATATCGTGCGCCCGGGCAACCAGGACACCACCCAGCTGTCCCCACCGACACAGCGAGCTGTGTGTGGGGTCGCCTCACTCGACATCAACGAGCGGGAATAGAACTCCACCGCCATCACCGACACCTTCTCACCCGGATGACTTGTAGGCCCGACCCCAAGACGATTGCGTCATAGTTTGCGGTTGATTTGCGGAAATCGCAAGATAGGCGTGTGGAGATGTCTGAGATCATGCGAGCACGGCGCCAGCAACTGGGCCTCTCGCAAGCGCAGCTGGCGAAGGACGTCGGGGTCCACTTGCGCCAGATCGCCCGCTACGAGGCCGGTGAGCAGCAGCCGCTGCTCGCGGTGGCGGTAGCACTCGCCGAGGCACTCAGCATATCCGTCGCCGAGTTGGCCGGTCAGATCCCCCGCGCCATCGATCTCGCCGGCGACTGGTGGATGGCCTGGCAGACTTGGAAGGACCGAGCCGAGCGGATCGACGTGCACGAAGCGACGCTCCGTCAGCACGGGGATTTCATCGGGGTGGATGCCGGTCGCGCGGGCGACCTGGAGGCCGGCAGTTACCGCTGGCGGGGGGAACTGCGACTGTGGGACAACGAGGCCCTGATGGGTTGGTACCGAGCGGCGGAATCCGGGGTCCGTTCCAAGGGAACGATCTACTTCGCGTTGCATCCGCACGGCGGCCACGCCGAAGGACGCTGGGTCGGATTGAGTTACGACGGGTCGGTCATCAGCGGTCGTGGCAGCATGTCCCGCGACCGCGATCATGCTCGCCAGCTCGTCCTCGATGCGATGGGCCGTGAGTTGGTCAGAAAGTGAGTCCGGGGTGGGCGCCTCCCACATCGAAGAATTCGACACGCAAGAGTCGGTAGTCGAAGTAAACATCACCGGCGACGACGCCGCCTGGCTGGCCGAGTTCGCCACGAGCCTGGTGAACGACCGGCTGGCCGCCTGCGCCAACCTGATATCCCAGGTCCGCTCGGTCTACCGCTGGCAGGGCCGGATCGAAGACAGCAGCGAGGCGCTGGCGGTTCTGCACACCCGCCGGTCCCTGGTGGACCGGATCGTCGAGCGAGCCGACAGCGACCACCCCTACGACGTACCGCAGGTGGTGGTGAAGCCGATCGTGACCGGGCACGCCGCATATCTGGAATGGGTCCGCGCCGAAACTGCGCCCGAGCCCGCGCGCCGGGCACCTACGGACGATCGGTCTTCGCCGGCGGTGCCGGATGCGGCAGCACCGCAAGTACCGCATCGGTGATCCGGGCCCGGTCCGTCGCCGGATCGCGCAACTGCAGACAGAACGCGTCCACCACGACCGGCCCCAAGGTGGTCACCTTGGCCCAGCGCACGTCGGCGGCACAGCTCTCCAGCACCCCGGCGACGCGGCTGAGCAGTACCGCCCGGTCTTCGGCTCGCAGCTCCAGAATCGATCGTCCGGCAACGTCGGTGTCGAACCAGATCAACCGGGGCGGCGCCTGGGCATGCCCGGACGGAACGCCGGCCGTGCCCGACGGCGGCACGGCTGCCTTCTCCTTGCGCTCCAACGCGCGCGCCAGGTCGATCTCGCCGGCGATCGCGCGGATCAGGTCCTGCCGCAGCAGCTCGGGCGCCGGGGGTGCCCCGAACAACGGCGCCACCAGGAAGGTGTCGACCGCAGTCGTTTCGCCGTCGTCGGCGACATGACTGTTCAACGACGCCGACAACACCCGCAGCGAGTGCAGCGCAAGCACCCCGGCGGCGTCGGCGAACAGCCCGAGCCGGTCCGGAGCCACCACGGTGACCAGATAGGTGTGCTCGTCGGCCGGTTCCAGCTGCACCTGCACGCCACCGGCCGCCACCCGGGCAAGCCGCGCCGGATCGATCGGGTCCGGCGCGGGCAGCTCCTCACCCGCCATCACCAGGCGGGCCCGCCGGGTGAGATCGTCGATCAGCGACGATTTCCAGCCACCCCAGACGCCGGGCCCGGTGGCCATCGAGTCCGCTTCGGCGAGCGCCCGTAACAACTCCAACACCAGGGCATCGCCGTCCAGCGCTTCGGCCACGGCCGCCACGGTCGCCGGATCGTCCAGGTCGCGGCGGGCCGCGATCTCGGGCAGCAACAGGTGGTGGCGGACCACCGCGCGCAGGACCGCGACGTCCGACGGCCACAGCCCCAGTCGATTGCCGATCTGGGTGGCGAGGTCGGCACCGACCACACAATGGTCGCCGCCACGCCCCTTGCCGATGTCGTGCACCAGCGCCGCGAGCAGCAACAGATCCGGCCGCGAGACCCGCGTGGTCAGCGCGCCGGCGTACACCGCCGTCTCCACCAGATGCCGGTCGACGGTCCAGGTATGGATGGAGTCGCGCGGCGGCAGGTCCCGGACCGCGCCCCATTCCGGCAGCAACCGGCCCCACAGTCCGGTGCGGTCGAGTGCCTCGATCGTCGCGACGGCGACTCGGCCCGAGCCGAGCAGCACCAACAGGTCGTCGAGCGCCTCCTTGGGCCACGGCTCGCGCAGTTCGGGTGCCGCGTCGGCCAGCCGATTCAGGGTATTCGCACCGATCGGCAGCTCGGTCCGGGCAGCGGCCGCCGCTACCCGCAACACCAGACCGGGGTCCCGCCCCGGACGAGCGTCCCGGGCGAGCCCGACCTCGCCCCCGTGCTCGACCACGCCCTCGTCCAGCGGCCGGCGGACCGGCATCCGGCGCAGCCGGGACAGGCCGCGTCGGGGCGCCGCCGCGGCTGCCGTGCGCAAGCCGACGTCCACCGAGTAGCCGACCGTGCGTGCGGCATCGCTGAGCATCCGGGCCAGGTCGAACCGGTCCCCGATGCCCAGCGCATAACCGATCTCGTCGGCGTCCTGGGCGCGCAGCTGGTCGCGCGGCCGGCCGGCCACCCGCTGCAGCTCGGTGCGGACATCCAGCAATCGGGTGTGCGCCCGGCCGAGCCCACCGCCGGGCGCGTCCGGACCGAGCGGCGGCACAGCGTCGGTCAGCTGAGCGATTGCCAACGCCGCCAACAGCTGGATATCCCGCAACCCACCCCGACCGTTCTTCAGATCCGGCTCAGCGCGATGGGCGATTTCACCACTGCGCTGCCACCGCTCGTGAACCTGGGCGACGAGGTCGTCGAGCCGGCCGCGCAGGCTGCGCCGCCAGTCCGCGCGCACGCCGCCGATCAGCAGGTTGCTCAGCTCCGGGTCGCCGGCGATATGTCGCGCGTCCAGCATGGCCAGCGCGGCGGTCAGATCGTCGGCCGCCACCTGGACCGCCTGCGGTACGGTCCGCACGCTGTGGTCCAGCTTGATGTGCGCGTCCCAGAGCGGGTACCACAGGTGGTCGGCGACCTCGGCCAGTTCCGGCCCCGCCACGTTGTCGTGTAACAGGATCAGGTCCAGATCGGAGTACGGCAGCATCTCCCGACGGCCCAGTCCGCCGACCGCCACGATCGCGTACTTCCCGTTCGAGGTGATCCCCAGTTCCTGTCCTTTCGTGGTCAGCCACAGCTCGTACAGGTCCACCAAGGCCAGCCG
Above is a genomic segment from Skermania piniformis containing:
- a CDS encoding LLM class F420-dependent oxidoreductase, which encodes MSIRLGYQIPNFSYGTPVHELFPTVLAQVREAEQAGFDAAFVMDHFYQLPGLGQPDEPMLEAYTALAGIGSATERIQLSALVTGNTYRNPALLAKTVTTLDMVSGGRAVLGIGAGWYELEHRSLGFEFGTFTDRFARLDEALQIIVPMLRGQRPDFAGQWYRVEGAINEPRWRDDLPVLLGGSGERKTFRLAARYADHLNIICNTSELPGKLAALEQRCAEVGRDRSTLETSYLAFVVIDEDGGTARRLHRDMLAANGIDLSSLTEAQRAAATDRHFVGDPDEVADGIRTRVLAAGIDGVIVNLVANGHQPGIVELAGRSLAPLVR
- a CDS encoding RNA-binding protein — its product is MSAIVADAVEHLVRGIVANPDDVRVEVITGRRGRTVEVHVHPDDLGKVIGRGGRTATALRTLVAGIGGRGIRVDVVDTDL
- a CDS encoding amidohydrolase family protein produces the protein MHLRGTGLPDGEPLELWLHDGLISLDPVPGAATIADRGWIVPGLVDAHCHVGITYGGGHEDAAGAVAQAEAERDVGALLLRDAGSPIDTRFIDDRADLPKIIRAGRHIARPRRYIRELGIELDDERDLPEIVAEQAARGDGWVKIVGDWIDRSVGDLCPLWSDDTLRAAIDAAHAAGARVTAHVFGEAALPGLLRAGIDCIEHGTGLTDETIELMVEYGTALVPTLINIDTFPDIAAGAGKYPTYQRHMLDLHARVRDTVGRAHDAGVPIYAGTDAGGSIRHGRVADEVAALQGAGLTPTEALGAASWAARAWLGRPGIEPGAPADLLVFDEDPRLGPRVLSTPRLVVLRGRVYPA
- the trmD gene encoding tRNA (guanosine(37)-N1)-methyltransferase TrmD, yielding MRITAVTIFPEYLEPLRTALLGKAIERDLISVAVHDLRRWTHDVHRSVDDAPYGGGPGMVMTPTVWGAALDQVCPDDALLVVPTPAGVPFTQATAHRWASERHLVFACGRYEGIDQRVFDDAGTRVRVEEVSIGDYVLIGGEAAVLVMVEAVARLLPGVLGNRASHEQDSFAAGTGGLLEGPAYTRPPSWRGLDVPEVLLSGDHAKIAAWRRDQSSARTRARRPDLLSSD
- the cutA gene encoding divalent-cation tolerance protein CutA translates to MGASHIEEFDTQESVVEVNITGDDAAWLAEFATSLVNDRLAACANLISQVRSVYRWQGRIEDSSEALAVLHTRRSLVDRIVERADSDHPYDVPQVVVKPIVTGHAAYLEWVRAETAPEPARRAPTDDRSSPAVPDAAAPQVPHR
- the rimM gene encoding ribosome maturation factor RimM (Essential for efficient processing of 16S rRNA); the protein is MELAVGRVVKAHGVRGELVVEVRTDEPERRFAPGGRLRGRDRLGRERSYTVESCRAHSGRLLVQLAEIADRTAADAVRGTVFVIDSADLPPSDDPEEFYDHELEGLQVELLDGSVIGTVAEVLHSAAGELLAVTAADDGREILIPFVTELVPTVSLAERRIVVDPPDGLL
- a CDS encoding helix-turn-helix transcriptional regulator, which gives rise to MSEIMRARRQQLGLSQAQLAKDVGVHLRQIARYEAGEQQPLLAVAVALAEALSISVAELAGQIPRAIDLAGDWWMAWQTWKDRAERIDVHEATLRQHGDFIGVDAGRAGDLEAGSYRWRGELRLWDNEALMGWYRAAESGVRSKGTIYFALHPHGGHAEGRWVGLSYDGSVISGRGSMSRDRDHARQLVLDAMGRELVRK
- a CDS encoding [protein-PII] uridylyltransferase, which codes for MLRPPAFRRHAVNPQAAKDLVRARAQLLDDAGSRHRRLDAHALRLALVDLYELWLTTKGQELGITSNGKYAIVAVGGLGRREMLPYSDLDLILLHDNVAGPELAEVADHLWYPLWDAHIKLDHSVRTVPQAVQVAADDLTAALAMLDARHIAGDPELSNLLIGGVRADWRRSLRGRLDDLVAQVHERWQRSGEIAHRAEPDLKNGRGGLRDIQLLAALAIAQLTDAVPPLGPDAPGGGLGRAHTRLLDVRTELQRVAGRPRDQLRAQDADEIGYALGIGDRFDLARMLSDAARTVGYSVDVGLRTAAAAAPRRGLSRLRRMPVRRPLDEGVVEHGGEVGLARDARPGRDPGLVLRVAAAAARTELPIGANTLNRLADAAPELREPWPKEALDDLLVLLGSGRVAVATIEALDRTGLWGRLLPEWGAVRDLPPRDSIHTWTVDRHLVETAVYAGALTTRVSRPDLLLLAALVHDIGKGRGGDHCVVGADLATQIGNRLGLWPSDVAVLRAVVRHHLLLPEIAARRDLDDPATVAAVAEALDGDALVLELLRALAEADSMATGPGVWGGWKSSLIDDLTRRARLVMAGEELPAPDPIDPARLARVAAGGVQVQLEPADEHTYLVTVVAPDRLGLFADAAGVLALHSLRVLSASLNSHVADDGETTAVDTFLVAPLFGAPPAPELLRQDLIRAIAGEIDLARALERKEKAAVPPSGTAGVPSGHAQAPPRLIWFDTDVAGRSILELRAEDRAVLLSRVAGVLESCAADVRWAKVTTLGPVVVDAFCLQLRDPATDRARITDAVLAVLPHPAPPAKTDRP
- the rpsP gene encoding 30S ribosomal protein S16 → MAVRIKLTRLGKIRNPQYRVIVADSRTRRDGRAIETIGKYHPKEEPSLIEIDSERAQYWLGVGAQPTEPVLHLLKVTGDWQKFKGLPGAEGTLRVAPAKPSKLELFNAALAAADNQPVVEATTPKQKAAKKDAVEAENDSAAQ
- the ffh gene encoding signal recognition particle protein, with protein sequence MFESLSDRLTGALKDLRGKGRLSPADIDATARQIRLALLEADVALPVVRGFVARIKERAKGAEVSAALNPAQQVVKIVNEELVGILGGQTRRLQFAKTPPTVIMLAGLQGSGKTTLAGKLALWLREQGHTPLLVACDLQRPGAVSQLQIVGERAGAAVFAPHPGTSVGGAGGVPITVDDPVLVARAGIDEARRKQYDVLIVDTAGRLGIDAELMGQAAAIRDAVSPDEILFVLDAMVGQDAVATAEAFRDGVGFTGVVLTKLDGDARGGAALSVREVTGTPIMFASSGEKLEDFDVFHPDRMAGRILGMGDVLTLIEQAEQVYDEQQAEEAARKIGTGELTLEDFLEQMMAIRKMGPIGNLLGMLPGAGQMKEALAQVDDRQLDRVQAIIRGMTPAERANPKIINASRRLRIANGSGVSVSEVNQLVDRFFEARKMMAQMGRQMGLPGARRNNAKTNRKGGKKGRKKTGRGPTPPRVRGGFPGGMPAGMPDLSGLPPGLDQLPPGLEGIDLSQLKFPKK